Proteins found in one Polymorphobacter fuscus genomic segment:
- the radA gene encoding DNA repair protein RadA has translation MARAATRYVCQACGGVSSRWQGQCADCQAWNTIQAEAAPAATPFAAKHSLAGGGRKFAMASLADDVVLPERLSTGIGELDRALGGAVGGPAKGSGGLVPGSVILIGGDPGIGKSTLLLQAAGRMARDGHAVAYVSGEEAADQVRLRARRLGLAKADVQLASETSVRDILTTLGSGKPPALLVIDSIQTMHSDTLEGAPGTVSQVRASAQELIRYAKTTGCALILVGHVTKDGQLAGPRVLEHMVDTVLYFEGERSHQYRILRPVKNRFGGTDEIGVFAMGAEGLEEVSNPSSLFLTDRDSAVTGAVVFPAMEGTRPVLCEIQALVVKVPSGATPRRAVVGWDSGRLAMLLAVLEARCGLGFGTHEVYLNVAGGLKVQDPAADLAVAAALVSALTDRPLPADCVAFGEVALSGELRPAGLATLRLKEAAKLGFASAFAPKGTASGALRVETLPTLAALVDRLAPDLD, from the coding sequence ACGCCGTTTGCCGCCAAACACTCGCTCGCCGGCGGCGGGCGCAAGTTCGCCATGGCGTCACTGGCCGATGACGTGGTGCTGCCGGAACGGCTGTCGACGGGCATCGGTGAACTCGACCGGGCGCTCGGGGGGGCCGTCGGAGGCCCTGCCAAGGGCAGCGGCGGGCTGGTGCCGGGCAGCGTCATCCTGATCGGCGGTGACCCCGGGATCGGCAAGTCCACGCTGTTGCTGCAGGCCGCCGGCCGCATGGCGCGCGATGGCCATGCCGTCGCCTATGTGTCGGGGGAGGAAGCCGCCGACCAGGTGCGGCTGCGGGCGCGGCGGCTGGGCCTTGCCAAGGCCGATGTCCAGCTGGCGAGCGAAACCAGCGTGCGCGATATCCTGACGACGCTGGGCAGCGGCAAGCCCCCGGCCCTGCTCGTCATCGATTCGATCCAGACGATGCATTCCGACACGCTGGAGGGTGCGCCGGGAACGGTCAGCCAGGTGCGGGCGAGCGCGCAGGAGCTGATCCGCTATGCCAAGACGACCGGCTGCGCGCTGATCCTCGTCGGCCATGTCACCAAGGACGGCCAGCTGGCAGGGCCGCGCGTGCTCGAGCACATGGTCGATACCGTGCTTTATTTCGAAGGCGAGCGCAGCCACCAGTATCGCATCCTGCGCCCGGTCAAGAATCGTTTCGGCGGCACCGACGAGATCGGCGTGTTCGCGATGGGCGCCGAGGGGCTGGAGGAGGTCAGCAACCCGTCGTCGCTGTTCCTGACCGACCGCGACAGTGCCGTGACGGGCGCCGTGGTGTTCCCGGCGATGGAAGGGACGCGCCCGGTGCTGTGCGAAATCCAGGCGCTGGTGGTCAAGGTGCCGTCGGGCGCGACGCCGCGCCGCGCCGTGGTCGGCTGGGATTCGGGGCGGCTGGCGATGCTGCTGGCGGTGCTGGAGGCGCGTTGCGGGTTGGGGTTCGGGACGCACGAGGTCTATCTCAACGTCGCCGGCGGGTTGAAGGTGCAGGACCCGGCGGCCGACCTGGCGGTGGCGGCGGCGCTGGTGTCGGCGTTGACCGACCGGCCGCTGCCCGCCGATTGCGTGGCGTTCGGCGAAGTGGCGCTGTCGGGCGAGTTGCGGCCCGCCGGGCTGGCGACGTTGCGGTTGAAGGAAGCGGCGAAACTGGGGTTCGCATCGGCATTCGCGCCCAAGGGCACCGCCAGCGGCGCGCTGCGCGTGGAGACGCTGCCGACGCTGGCGGCGCTGGTCGACCGGCTGGCCCCCGATCTTGATTGA